TTTTATTAACAGAGAAAAACCTCCCTGACAATGTAAACATGATTTCACTAGGATTGTCATTATAGTATTGCTTTCACTACACAGCTGTAGAAAGctagattgttttttttcctctatagAAACCTTTCTAATGGCCACTGCGCCTCAATAGGAATGCATTATTAATAAACCATTTTATAtgtgctttaatattttttacactttttgtctCATCACACTCATCTTAAATAACAGTTAATCTGATGAGTGATGTCAAAGGAATCAACTCCCTAATCTGATCCAGAGTAAACCTGAACCATGCATCAAACTCAAATTAGGTAGATCCTCTTAGTGACAGCATGGGAGTACAATCATACGCACATTCATACAAGCTCATACATCCACACAGACGCCATCCCAAAACTATCACTGCTCTGCAACAGTGCTGTACCATGATTGATCCTCAGCACTGACAGGTATGAAACAGGAACACAACTTTGTGCATAGAGTTAGATTCTGTTGTGATTAGGAGAATGTCACTTGAAGTTGGATGGTTTGGATTCAGCAGTTCCCCCTCTTGTGCTAATCTAGAAACTAGTTGCATTCCTATCACCTATAGCATATGGAATTATAGATTCATTTATAAAAGCCAAACTATTTTTTCATATATTCAGGCTAAAATTTTGTTATTATGTGTTagttttgtttagattttgatgcttatatttttagttttctgttcaCCACATGATCCCATCTCTTTTGAGTCCCTTTTCATgagagaacatttttttaaattatataaagttaaaagttaaaaaaaaaagacccaaagTAAAAGTTACCACCTTAACAGTCCCTGCATAGACTTCCAAAAAACAGAAAGTCAGCCTTCTACCAAGAGCTAGTTGCCTATTCaaactcctcctcttcctcctcttcatcctcctcctcctcctccaggtgATTAGAAGTGGTGGGTGTAGCAGGGTCAGAGTCACGTGAGAGGGTTGCCACAGCGACAATCTGAGGGGAGGCACCCAACCCCTCAGGGGGATCTTCTTCCATCTCGTCAGTGGTGATGATTGCCACAGCGGCTCCGCCCTTCTTGTTCTGGTGGGTTTTGATGTGTTTGGACAGGTGGTCGCTGCGCATAAAGCGCTTGGAACATTCAGGACACTCAAAACGCTTCTCTCCTAGAAGGGCACATAATTAAGTAAGAAGCTGAGGGAAGTAGTTTTAAAGAGGACTTAAGACAACTCACTTTCAGCAGATACTATGTAGTTGGTTATCAAAAAAATCTGCTCTGGCTGGTTTCTTCTACAGCTTaacttttgttacttttgttgcTTAAGTTTTGTTACAACATATATGTTGTAAATATATCTATAAttgtttcacaaaaaaaaaaaaaaaaaaacttattccACATAGTGTGTAGGTTGTAAATTGGGCATATTTAAACCTGAATTCTTTTAATGGGGGAATAGAAGTAGTATTGTATCAAGTGAAATTTCCAACAGATCAACATGATCACTGTGAACCACTTTACCAGTCTACACCTCTGTGTGCTCCTCCtacctgtgtgtgttctccGGTGTCTCTGCAGTTCGTCACTCCTGGTGAACCTCTTGCCACAAAAGATCCAGTTACAGACGAATGGCCTCTCTCCAGTGTGCCAGCGCAGGTGGGCCCTAAGGTGGGATGTCTTGCCATACACCTTTCCACAACCTTCCATGTGGCAGATGTGCTGTTTCTTCTTTGTAGGGTCCCCACTGTTCCTGCAACACGCACTCAGTTTTAGGTGTAAGCTGGAGCTTGTTTAGTAAATGCTTTCAAGATCACTGcctgattgtttttatttaagcacATTCTGTTTAgatattgtagtttttgtttttaaattaaaaagcatcTCCTGAAGCATATTTTcaatgcttttttgtttttgccgcaataccaaaaataattaatgtacAACCTCTGTTTTACAACTGTCCCTTTTTAAGGTCCAAAATGGAATGCATTTGTCTGGTCTTAGACTACTTCATGTATAGTTTGGGTGCCAGTACTTCATTACAATGTGAAATGCTTATTGGTGGATCTCTCACTTTACTAGACTGTGCTCTTGCCATCTGTCAAACCAGTTGTCCAACAATGGTGTGACAGTCACCAATAATTTAGAGATAATCATAAATGTGTACACAAACTTAAGTGTGTGCAGCTGTAGATTTATAACGGACATACAAACGACGTTAGCAACTTAATGAGCTCTTTAGATGGGTGAAACAAGACTCCACATTAATGCCCAAAACTTGTTTCCTTGTGCCTTTTTGCTTGGGACTTGTTCCATAATGCATCTTTAAAATTTGGATTACAATTAGAATTGATATCtttaaaagagaaaaccaaCATTCTCCAATACGATTCGATGTGTAATCCCAATTTTCCCTATTACCGAACCACCTtgtgtttcaaatgtgtttttaccttCCCTCTCCATCCCTGCAGTTTGGACAAGAGCAGGCAACACGACGTAGCCTCTTGCTGGGCTGTCCCTCCTGGTCTGAAGAACTTTGGACAGAGCCCAGTTGGTCTGGACTCATCGATGAGCCTGATGCCACAGTGCCTACAGGGACTGTAGACACTGGAGCTTTGACCCCATCCTGACCCTGTGGTTGACCTAAAAGGTGATAAATGAcaaacattgtaaatgtattgatCAAAATAAGTGTTGCGTTGTGGGGCAGTCAGAAGAAAATACAAGAGTGAAAGCTGAAAGAGCAAAATCCAAAAGAGTCTTGAGTACAGTGTCAAGACATATGAAGAAACTGCACCAGTTAGTTAAactttaaatgctaaatgtatgAAGTTGGAACAGAAAAATCATTAGAACTTCACAATTACTCAAAATTCTGAACTCTTACAACTAAAAATGCTCGTTCTGCCCACAGTGTTTTAATCATAGTTTGGTTTATGGCAATAAATGGATGAGTACTGGATAGTCTCTTTCATTCTTTTGGATTCACATTCAGTTATTCTCAGTGTTCTCTTACCCTGTAGACCAGTAATGGTGAGGGGTACACCCTGCACCTGAACCCCAGCAGTGCCCAGCCCTGCAATGCTGACTGTTTGTACCCCAGACCCTGGGTTGATCTGAGCTGCGCTTAGTGTTAGGGGAGGTCCAGTCAGGGAGACCAGCCCTCCACTCCCCACTGTTGTCCCACCAGCAACTGGGGCCAGTGTCAGCTGCTGAGGCACTGCTGTCCCAAGGCCGCCCTGCAGGGACACTCCACCAGGCAGCTGTAGTGTTTGCCAGGTAATCTGCCCAGATGGTGACAGGGTGCGAATAAGGACCTGGGCTGGGTTCTGAAAGGCCTGGATGGGCTGAAGAGTTTGCCCTGGGGCGAGCTGAAGGGTCTGAATTTGCTGAGTTTGCTGCTGGCCCTGGGCCTGACCCTGAGTCTGACCCTGATGTTGCAACTGGATCTGCTGCACCAGCTGGTGCCCCACCTGGCCCACAATAACCTGTTGGATTGTTCCAGCAGCATCGGTCTGGTTCTGTAGCCCGTTGGCTTGATTTTGGCTCTGAGAGTCAGCTTCACTAGTTTGCATTTGGGTTTCAGGTGGTCCACTCTCTGATCCAGTAGAAACCACTTGTGGCCCATCAGACATGCTGTCACCCTCAGCCACCGCCATTGTTGAACCAGTTGATGCTGTAACAGGAGCCGGCCCAGACACTGTTGTTGTCACCAGTTGGTTGCCATTGGCAACTGAAAATGTGCCATCTGGTGATTGGATAAGCTGCACAGCCCCACCTCCTCCGACATTATTGATCACAGGCAGAGCCAGAGTCATGCCACCGAGGTTTATGGGCACTGTGGTCATAACAGGAGTCTGGGAGCCCTGCAGAGTCTGCAATTGCAATGGGAAAGACTGGACAGGGCGGATCTGCAGCGGGACTGTCTGATTGGCTGTACTTGTGAGGATGGCCTGCTGGTTGGCTGGCTGGAGGATAGTCTGGTTTTGGCCTGGACTTGGTGTCTGGATGAGCTGAACCTGCTCTGGTATAGCCCCAATTGAGGCCGTCTGGGCGGGGCTGATATGGATCTGCTGTCCATCTGCAGTCTGGAGGTGAGGGATGACCTGATACTGGACTCCGCCCCCAGCATTGGGCAAATTCTGAACCTGGATGATCTGaaactgctgttgctgttgacTGGCCGCAACACTGTTGGTCCCACCTACTGCCTTCACCTGCCCGACAGGAAAGGACAgttaaagtgaaaaacaaaaaccattttCTAAAAACCCACTGCAGGCTTTATTTCATTTACCTTGCGTCCGCCTGGTGAGCTGTCATTAGCCAAGGTGGTAGCCACTGTCACAGCAACAGGTTGGCTGGTGTTCTCCTTAGCCATAGTAGGTGCTGCTGTAATGATCTGCCAGCCGTTCCCTGCAAACTGGGCTGGGAGCAGTTCCAGCTGCTGGGGCACTAGGGTCTGACCCCCGCCTGTGTCCACCACTATCTGACCCTGTAGCTGACCTGTTGGCAGCTGGATCTGACCAGCCTGAACCTGGATCTGTTGGGCCCCCGCCTGGGCCCCCTCCACTACCCCCTGGCCTCCGA
The nucleotide sequence above comes from Channa argus isolate prfri chromosome 1, Channa argus male v1.0, whole genome shotgun sequence. Encoded proteins:
- the sp4 gene encoding transcription factor Sp4 isoform X1; this translates as MSDSKKESSGTEGGKASKKGKSSGSQDSSQPSPLALLAATCSKIGGQGVVEGAQAGAQQIQVQAGQIQLPTGQLQGQIVVDTGGGQTLVPQQLELLPAQFAGNGWQIITAAPTMAKENTSQPVAVTVATTLANDSSPGGRKVKAVGGTNSVAASQQQQQFQIIQVQNLPNAGGGVQYQVIPHLQTADGQQIHISPAQTASIGAIPEQVQLIQTPSPGQNQTILQPANQQAILTSTANQTVPLQIRPVQSFPLQLQTLQGSQTPVMTTVPINLGGMTLALPVINNVGGGGAVQLIQSPDGTFSVANGNQLVTTTVSGPAPVTASTGSTMAVAEGDSMSDGPQVVSTGSESGPPETQMQTSEADSQSQNQANGLQNQTDAAGTIQQVIVGQVGHQLVQQIQLQHQGQTQGQAQGQQQTQQIQTLQLAPGQTLQPIQAFQNPAQVLIRTLSPSGQITWQTLQLPGGVSLQGGLGTAVPQQLTLAPVAGGTTVGSGGLVSLTGPPLTLSAAQINPGSGVQTVSIAGLGTAGVQVQGVPLTITGLQGQPQGQDGVKAPVSTVPVGTVASGSSMSPDQLGSVQSSSDQEGQPSKRLRRVACSCPNCRDGEGRNSGDPTKKKQHICHMEGCGKVYGKTSHLRAHLRWHTGERPFVCNWIFCGKRFTRSDELQRHRRTHTGEKRFECPECSKRFMRSDHLSKHIKTHQNKKGGAAVAIITTDEMEEDPPEGLGASPQIVAVATLSRDSDPATPTTSNHLEEEEEDEEEEEEEFE
- the sp4 gene encoding transcription factor Sp4 isoform X2, with product MDSSQPSPLALLAATCSKIGGQGVVEGAQAGAQQIQVQAGQIQLPTGQLQGQIVVDTGGGQTLVPQQLELLPAQFAGNGWQIITAAPTMAKENTSQPVAVTVATTLANDSSPGGRKVKAVGGTNSVAASQQQQQFQIIQVQNLPNAGGGVQYQVIPHLQTADGQQIHISPAQTASIGAIPEQVQLIQTPSPGQNQTILQPANQQAILTSTANQTVPLQIRPVQSFPLQLQTLQGSQTPVMTTVPINLGGMTLALPVINNVGGGGAVQLIQSPDGTFSVANGNQLVTTTVSGPAPVTASTGSTMAVAEGDSMSDGPQVVSTGSESGPPETQMQTSEADSQSQNQANGLQNQTDAAGTIQQVIVGQVGHQLVQQIQLQHQGQTQGQAQGQQQTQQIQTLQLAPGQTLQPIQAFQNPAQVLIRTLSPSGQITWQTLQLPGGVSLQGGLGTAVPQQLTLAPVAGGTTVGSGGLVSLTGPPLTLSAAQINPGSGVQTVSIAGLGTAGVQVQGVPLTITGLQGQPQGQDGVKAPVSTVPVGTVASGSSMSPDQLGSVQSSSDQEGQPSKRLRRVACSCPNCRDGEGRNSGDPTKKKQHICHMEGCGKVYGKTSHLRAHLRWHTGERPFVCNWIFCGKRFTRSDELQRHRRTHTGEKRFECPECSKRFMRSDHLSKHIKTHQNKKGGAAVAIITTDEMEEDPPEGLGASPQIVAVATLSRDSDPATPTTSNHLEEEEEDEEEEEEEFE